A single Camelus ferus isolate YT-003-E chromosome 3, BCGSAC_Cfer_1.0, whole genome shotgun sequence DNA region contains:
- the PURA gene encoding transcriptional activator protein Pur-alpha, which translates to MADRDSGSEQGGAALGSGGSLGHPGSGSGSGGGGGGGGGGGGSGGGGGGAPGGLQHETQELASKRVDIQNKRFYLDVKQNAKGRFLKIAEVGAGGNKSRLTLSMSVAVEFRDYLGDFIEHYAQLGPSQPPDLAQAQDEPRRALKSEFLVRENRKYYMDLKENQRGRFLRIRQTVNRGPGLGSTQGQTIALPAQGLIEFRDALAKLIDDYGVEEEPAELPEGTSLTVDNKRFFFDVGSNKYGVFMRVSEVKPTYRNSITVPYKVWAKFGHTFCKYSEEMKKIQEKQREKRAACEQLHQQQQQQQEETAAATLLLQGEEEGEED; encoded by the coding sequence ATGGCGGACCGAGACAGCGGCAGCGAGCAGGGTGGTGCGGCGCTGGGCTCGGGCGGCTCCCTGGGGCACCCaggctcgggctcgggctccgGCGGGGGCGGTggtggcggcgggggcggcggcggcagtggcggcggcggcggcggggccccgGGGGGGCTGCAGCACGAGACGCAGGAGCTGGCCTCCAAGCGGGTGGACATCCAGAACAAGCGCTTCTACCTGGACGTAAAGCAGAACGCCAAGGGCCGCTTCCTGAAGATCGCTGAGGTGGGCGCGGGCGGCAACAAGAGCCGCCTCACTCTCTCCATGTCAGTGGCCGTGGAGTTCCGCGACTACCTGGGCGACTTCATCGAGCACTACGCGCAGCTGGGCCCCAGCCAGCCGCCCGACCTGGCCCAGGCGCAGGACGAGCCGCGCCGGGCGCTTAAGAGCGAGTTCCTGGTGCGCGAGAACCGCAAGTACTACATGGATCTCAAGGAGAACCAGCGTGGCCGCTTCCTGCGCATCCGCCAGACGGTCAACCGGGGGCCCGGCCTGGGCTCCACGCAGGGCCAGACCATTGCACTGCCCGCACAGGGGCTCATCGAGTTCCGCGACGCTCTGGCCAAGCTCATCGACGACTACGGAGTGGAGGAGGAGCCGGCTGAGCTGCCCGAGGGCACCTCCTTGACTGTGGACAACAAGCGCTTCTTCTTCGATGTGGGCTCTAACAAGTACGGCGTGTTTATGCGAGTGAGCGAGGTGAAGCCCACTTACCGCAACTCCATCACCGTGCCCTACAAGGTGTGGGCCAAGTTCGGACACACCTTCTGCAAGTACTCGGAGGAGATGAAGAAGATtcaagagaagcagagggagaagcgAGCTGCCTGTGAGCAGcttcaccagcagcagcagcagcagcaggaggagacGGCCGCTGCCACCCTGCTACTGCAGggtgaggaagaaggggaagaagattGA